Below is a genomic region from Spirochaetaceae bacterium.
GTATATTACTTTTCGCACGGCTTATTCTATTATTACGGCTTTGCTTATTAGCTTTATTGCCGGGCCGGCAGTCATTAAGTGGTTGCATCGTATTAAATTTGGCCAAAGTATCCGCAGCGATGGCCCGGCCAGCCACTTAAGTAAACAAGGCACACCCACAATGGGTGGGGCGTTAATGATACTTAGCGTAGTCGTCTCTACCTTATTGTGGCAAGATTTAACCAGCTTTTACACTTGGTTATTTATTATAGCTTTGTTAGCCTTTGGGACTTTAGGTTTTATAGATGATTATTTAAAGATAAAAAAAGCTAACAGCGATGGCATTAGCAGCAAAGTAAAAAGTTTGGGGCAAATCACTATTTCGCTCATCATCGTGCTGGTGCTTATGTGGCATAATGGTTTTTTTGCCGGCAACAGCTTTCAAAGTTTACTGTTTGTGCCTATCTTAAAAGAGGCCGTAGCTAACCTGCATTACCTTTACATTCCCTTTGCCGTCTTTATTATGGTGGGAGTAAGTAATGCCACCAACCTTACCGATGGGCTAGACGGCCTGTTAACGGGCCTGCTTTTATTTGCTTTTGCTACTTTTGCGCTTATTGCCTATGTAAGTGGCCACGCCATTTTTGCCGGTTATTTATTAATACCTTTTATACCCGGCGCCAGCGAACTGGCCATTCCTATTGCCGCCGTTTGCGGCGCTTGCTTAGGGTTTTTGTGGTATAATGGCCACAAGGCCGAAGTTTTTATGGGCGATACCGGCAGTTTAGCTTTTGGCGGGGTTTTAGGTTTATTAGCTATTATGCTTAAAAAAGAATTGCTGTTAATTATTATCGGCGGAGTTTTTGTGCTGGAAACTTTATCGGTAATTATACAAACCGTCTATTTTAAATACACCAAAAAAAGATATGGTGAAGGGAAACGTGTCTTTAAGATGGCGCCGCTCCATCACCATTACGAAAAATTGGGCTGGAGCGAAACTAAAATAGTAACCCGCTTTTGGATAATCGGTATAATGTTTACCCTTATTGCTTTAAGTACTCTTAAAATTAATTAATAATTAAAAAGCAAAAATTAATAAAAAATGATTATTCTTTCTTAATTTTTAATTATTACTTCTTAATTCATCAGGTTGGTTAAATGAAATTTTTTAATGATAAAAAAAGTGAACTAAGTAAACTAAGCTGGCGTTCGGCCTTTGCTTTTCATCGCGGCGACGCTATCGATGCTCCGCTCTTCTTTATTTTGCTTAGTTTACTTTGTTTTGGTCTTGTTATTTGTTTTTCTAGTTACTTTCATTTTTCTACCCGCTATCAGCCCGATAACCAATTTCATTTTATTACGCAGCAACTGCAAGCCGCTTTAGTGGGCATAGTGTTTGCTGTAGTCATTATTTTTATACGCATAGAATTTTTCTTTAAAATTACACCTTTACTATGGGTAATAACCGTGCTTTTAAATATATGGCCGGTAACGGGGGTATTTGGGGCCATCAGGGGCGGCAGCCGCTGGATTGTGCTTAATGGTTTTAGCTTTCAGCCTAGCGAATTAGCAAAACTTACCTTAGCTTTATATTTAGCCCGTGTACTTTTTAGAAAAGAAGAATTATTAGAAAAAAGCGCTCTGTCGGCCATTAAACCGGCGATAATGACTTTTATTATGGTACTGCCCATTTATGCTCAAAACGATTTTTCTACCGCCGCCTTTATTTTTGCTATCAGTATCGTCATCTTTTTTTTAAGCGGCGTAAATATGCGTTACATTATCGGCGAGGTAACGGCCTTAGCTCTTTTAGCTATCCCGACTATTTGGCTAACCGGCTACCGCTTTAACCGCATTATAGCGTGGCGTAATCCGGGCAGCGACCCGCAAGGGCTCGGCTGGCAGCCTCTTAATGCCCGTGCCGCCATAGAGGCCGGCGGCTTATTTGGTGTAGGTTTAGGCGAAGGTACTTTTGAACTTGGCCGTATGAGTATGGTAAGCAGCGACTACATTTTTACCGTTGTGGGCGAAGAGTTAGGATTAATCGGTATAGCCGCCGTTATTGCCCTGTTTACCGCCTTAGTTTTACGCAGCTGGCAGCTTAGCTTGTTGCACAACCGCAGCTATGAGCGTATACTTATGTTAAGTTTGGCCGTTATTATAAGCGCCAGCGCTTTTTTAAATATGCTCGTTGTAAGCGGGTGGGCGCCGGTTACCGGTATTAACTTACCTTTTTTTAGCGCCGGCGGCAGTAACATGGTAGTTACTTTAATGATGAGCGGCTTCTTGCTTAATTTATCAAGAAGTACTAAAATTACCCATAACGAACAAAGGGGGGATAAAAGTTGAAGTTTACTAAAAGACACATCGTCATCGTTGTGCTTATAGCCCTTATCCCCTTGCAATATTTATATTTTTTTGCCGACCCGCGCAGCGCCGCTTTACGGCGGATTGTGCTTAATAGTAATATTGATGTAAGCGATGAATTTATCCTTGACATTTTAGGGCTTAGTTACGATACCAGCTTTGCTGCCATTAACCCGCAGCTGGTGGCCCAGCAAATTACAGAGCGCATTTCTTTAAGTAATGTAGTGGTAGAAAAACGGCGCGGCCGCACCCTTTATATTAGCTTAGTTGCTCATAGCTCGATAGCGGCTTTTATAGACGACAGCCACATACCGCACTTTATTGATGCTAACGGCCAAATTTTTAGCACGATAGCACGCAGCGAGTTAATGCCGCCGTTAATTAGCGGCTTAAGCTTTAGCAATAACAACGGCACCATCGAGGTAAGTGATAATTTTAAAGATTTTTTAACCAATCTTTCTTTTTTAAAGCGCGAAAACTATTTGCTGTTTACTTTAATAGAGAGTATCGATATTGTACAAAATAACTTTGGTCATTACAATTTATGGGTAAGTTTTATAGATTTACCCAATAAAGCCATTTGGCCGCTTAATTTTAACTCGGCTCGTTTATATAATAGCATCGTGGTATTAAATTTATTAAATAATTTAAATATTTTAAGCGATTACAATATCGATTTTAGAACCGATGAAATAGTATTTGTAAGGTAAGTAAATGATAATAACCGGTATCGATTTAGGTAGCTATAGCTTTAAAATGGCCCTGTGCGAAGAAACCGCCGAGGGGCTAGAGTTAATTTGTTTAAAAGAGATAGCGGCCGATGGCCTTAAAAAAGGCGCCATTGTTAATATGGAAAAGGTGGTAACGGCCTTAGACAAACTTATTTACTCTGTAACCGAAGAAACAGGTATAACTATTAAAGAATGTTATGTAGCCTACAGCAGCGAAAAATTAGAGGCCTTTAACAGCGATGGCGTTATGGCCATCGATTTACGCGGCAAAGGGCGGGCTATTACCCAAGAAGATAAAGAACTGGTCGTTAAACAATCGGAGGCCATTCCGATTAGTGATGATAAAGTTATTGCCCACACCATTCCTTTACAATTTGCCGTCGATAATAACGAACAAGTTAAAGACCCTATTAATATGGTAGCCGTTAGGTTAAGGGCTATGTCGCATATTATTATAGCTAACGGCACGTTGTTAAATAATATTTATTCGGCTATAAAGAGGTGCGGCCTAATGCCGCTGGCTTTGGTTTATTCGCCCCTTGCTGCGGCGGGAGTTATTTTAAGCAGCGGCGAGCGCGAAAACGGTACTTTATTTATCGATATTGGCGGCGCTAACACTAAATTAAGCTTTTATCAGCATGGGAACTGCTATTTTAATTACACTTTACCCATTGGCGGCATTACTTTAACCGGTGATTTAGCTTATATGTTAAAAATATCTTTTGAATTAGCCGAAAATTTAAAGATAAAGCACGGTTTTTGTTATAAGCCGTTACTGGAGCGCGAAGATTTTGTTTATTTGCCCGGCAATGCCGACAGCAACCCCCGCTCGGTAAGCGAGCATTATATTTGCGATATACTTACCGCCCGTATGAGCGAAATTTATAGCGTAGCCAAAGAGGTAATGCATAACAAAGGGTGGCTGGCTTATACCAATAGCTTAGTAATTGGCGGCGGTGGCAACGAGCTGCCCGGCAGCGCCGAGCTGGCTAGTAAAATATTTGATAAAGCGGCGCGTAACGGTTACGTGAGCGGCCTAGAAAAATTGGCCAGCAACGAGCGCGGCAGCAGTTATGGTAGTGTGCTTGGTTTATGTAAAAAAAATATTATGACAAATATCGATAAACCAATTGAAAAAAAAGAAATTTTAGGCCATAATAAAAAAACCGGCTCTACACCCCTTAAAAGCGATAGCTTTAATTTGGTTAAATGGGTAAAAGATTTTTTTTAAACGGCGGGAGCTTTTAATGACAGGATTAAAATTACAAGTTGTAGCTGAAAAGTTTAAACACGTAAGCGGCCGTACCAATATTAAAGTAATTGGTGCCGGTGGCGGCGGTTGTAATGCCCTTAATCAAATGATTAAATCGCACATCGATGGGGTAGAATTTATTGCCATTAACACCGATATGCAAGCTTTAAGCAGCTGTTTAGCCCCGGTGCGTATTCCTTTAGGGCAAAACTTAACGATGGGGCTGGGCGCCGGCGGTAACCCCGATATTGGCAGCCGCGCCGCTCAAGAAGACCGTGCCGAACTGGAAAAGCTTATTCATGGCGCTAATATGGTGTTTTTAACCACCGGGCTGGGCGGCGGTACCGGTACCGGCAGCTTGCCCATCTTGGCCGAAATTGCCAAAAAAGGCGGCGCTTTAGTGGTAGCCATTGTAACCCTGCCTTTTAGTTTTGAAGGCAGCCGCAAAATGGACGTAGCCAAAGAAGGGCTGGAAAACCTGCGCAAATATACCGATGCCTTAATTATTATTCCTAACGAAAAATTATTGGCTATCTCCGATAAAAAGAAAAGTATGCTTGATGCCTTTGCCGCCGCCAACGAGTTATTATTTATTGGGGTGCAAGGGATTGTCGATTTAATTAACCACACCGGCCATATTAACGTAGATTTTAACGATGTTAAAAGCGTGATGAATTTTCAGGGCGAAGCCATTATGGGGCGTGGTGTAGGCAAAGGTGATAACCGGGCTATAGACGCTTTAAAACAAGCTTTAACTTGCCCGCTGGTAGAAAACAGCGATATTGAAGGGGCAAAGGGTTTATTGGTAAATATTACCGCCGGTGATGATTTTAGTATGGTAGAATACGCCGAAATTACCACCGAACTAAGCAAATTGGTAGACCGTAACGCCATAAGTAAATATGGCTTAGTTATTGATAATAACTTACGCGATGAAGTGCATATTACCATTATTGCCACCGGCTTTAACCGCAGCGAAAAGCGAGTGGTGCTGACCCACCCGGCGGCAACCCGCAAAGAAAAAAATAACGATAATTTAATTGGCGAGCCTAATTACAGCTTTCCCGCCGAAAACTATGATAACTTTATTAAGGGCACCGCTCAGCTGGAACTAAACCGTAACGGGATTATAGCTGCCGATGCTTGGGATAATTTAACCGGCGGCGGTAAACGTATAAATACCGAAGAACGTGAAGAATTTAACGAAGCCGTACCTAGCTATTTGCGCATAAAAAGCAAAGGGGGTTTCTAGTTTGTAACTAGAGCGAGCTAATTTTGGCTAAAAAACAAGTTAAAGGTACCGAATTTTTCACTCCTACTTTGTGGGGGCGTTTCGCAGTTAAACAACACCAAATTGTCGAAAAATGGCTTAACGGAGCCATTATCCTAGACCCCACTATGGGGGCCGGGCATCTTTTTAGGGCTTTAATAGACGAAGCCTTAATACTGGGCTGTCCTTTGGCTAAACTGCCTATAGCTAATCTTTACGGCATAGAGCAAGAGAAAAAAAATTTGGATAGTTGGTTTAATTTTTTAAGAGAATACAATCTTAAGCTGCATAAAAGTAATTTTATTTGCGGTGATTTTTGTTTTACCAAACCGTTTATTAAAGCCGATATTTTATTGGCCAACCCGCCATGGGCCAGCTTTACCAACCTTAATAAAGATTATGCCGAAAGTTTAAAACCTATTTATGCCCGTTACAAATTGATAGAATCTACCAACGAAATGTTATGGGGCACTAACCGCGTGGATATTTCGGCGTTAATTATGGCTATTGCCTCGCAAGATTGGCTAAAAAATAAAGGTATAGTGGCCGCTTTTTTACCTACTTCGCTCTTTCAAAGTGTTTCGCACAAATATTTTTGTAAATTTCATGTTAGTATGCAAGCTAATTTAACATCTATATATTATTTTACCAATTTAAAAGTTTTCCCTATTAACCACTCTTATTTACTTGCTTTTTTTCAAAAACAAAAAGCTGTTAAATTATCGACAACTCCGCCCATTTACTACGAATTTGCCACCGATACGCAGCAGTGGCAAGAGGTTTCTCCGCCGCCAACTATTAACTTTCCTTTAATGGCTATTCATAAAAGGCAGCAGCCGCGTTCCGGCATTAACACCGGCGGCCGTAATAAATTATTTATTTTTAATCAGGCTATTTTTAATAAAAATACCGTTATTTTAAGTAACGACCACGGCATCGAAACTAAATTACCTAAAAAATTTGTTTTTCCTTTAATGTCGTCGGATAACTTTAAAGGAGCTACCGAAGCAAGAAAGTGGGTCTTTTTACCTTACGAAAGAGATGCTAGGCTTATCACCCCCGATAAGTTAGCCACCAAAAGTTTAGAACTTGTCAACGAATATTTATTAAAACAAGAAGCGGCCTTACGCAGCCGTACCGGCCAGCTACTGGCCAGCTATACCCGCAGTCCGCGCTATTATACTTTATTAGGGGTTGGCCCTTATAGCTTTACAGCTTATAAAGTTGCTTGGCGCACCACAGGGGCCGCCATTTTTGCCCCGCAAATCTTTAGCGGCGAATGGCAAGCCGACCAATCGATGTATGCTTTTATCCCTGCCGATAGCCTTGCCGAAGCAAAAGCCATTTTAAATTACCTGAGCGATGCCGCCGTGCGGCACTATGTGGAATATTTTGCCGCCAGCACTCAGCGGTTTGCTCAACCTAATATCATTAAGAAATTATTTAAATACCACGAACACGACAATAAATCTAAAAATTTGGAGCTCAAATTAACTATTTAACCTGCTCATCGTATAAGCTAAAATAAAACCTATTAAAGCGCAAATTAAGCCGATAAATAACGTAAAGTTAACGGCTAACGGCGGCCAAAGAGCCACCACAGAGGCTATAAGCACGCCACAAATAAAGCTAAAACTTAGAGACGGCTGCTTTTTTAAGGCATAATTAACTAATCTGGCAAAAGCGACCGTACCTAGCGCTAACCCTAAACAGAGTAAGGTCATAAATAAAACGGCCGGCCACAAAGCAGCCCAGTTAAAGTTACCGCGTAACAAATTACCGGCGGCATCGATGATTTGGTTAAAAAAAGCCAACGTGTTGGCATACTCGCCCAAAATAACTAAAATTAAACTACCCGATAAACCCGGTATCACCATACCGGCCGCCGTTATAATACCAACAGCTAAGATTTTTAAACCGTAAAATAAATTAAAGCTAGGCGGCTGCCAGCCTTCTGTCGATAAAGCGCTGCCGTTATTAAGGCGAAAAAAAGCCGTCATAAAAACAATCCCCACTAAAACGGCTAATAACTGTTTTACTAAGAAGACATTTTTGCTAAAGTTTGCTCTCTTAATAATTAAAGGTAAACTGCCGGCCAATAACCCTACCATAAAAAGCTGTACAAATTGCGGGTAACTATTTATTAACAATCTAATTAAGCGGGCAAAAGTTATTAAACCGATTAAACCGCCTAAAGCAAAAGGTATTAAAAATTTTAAAGCCTCTAATCGTTCATTTTTATGGCGCATTATGCTTAAAATATTGCCGGCTAAGTAAACTAGGCGGTCGTAAAGCCCTAAAGTAATGGCTAAAGTACCGCCCGATATACTGGGCATAACGCTTACCCCAGCAATTAATAAACCTTTTATTACTATTAATATTGTCTGCATGGTTTTTCCTTATTATATTTTATTTAGCTATACCATTAATAAGTTAATATATGCTATAATGGTCAAATTAAACAAGTGCCTTACTTTTAATTACCCTAAAGAAGGCGCTTAAAGGAGAAGTAAATTGATAGAACTTAACGAAAGCAATTTTGAAGATTTTGTAGCTAAAGCCGATAAACCTGTCGTGGTAGATTTTTGGGCCGATTGGTGCGGTCCGTGCCGTGCTTTAAGCCCTATCCTAGAGGAGCTGGACGGCAAACTAGGTGATAAATTTATTTTTGCTAAGGTAGATGTTGATGGCAACCAAAATTTAGCCCGCCGCTTTAAGGTGCTAAGTATCCCTGCCGTACACATTATTAAAGACGGCCACAGCATAGCCAATAGTTTGGGGTTAAGGCCTAAAGACGAGCTGGAGCAGTTTTTTACCAGTCATAGTTAGTTATTGACTACTATTTATTTATAGATACTACCCAAAATCTCCTTCACTAGCGAAAGGGATTTTGAGTGGTCCTTTCTTAATTTGATGGCTGGGTTTATTCTTTAGTAAAAAAGATTACATAATTTATCGGCCCTCTTAATCCCATATAACCGTATACTATTTCAAATTATTTGTCAAGACAAAGGGTTTATTTCATTTATTAGTATAAATTACCTGCAAAACACCCACCTTGCTAAAGCCATTTTTATAATAAAGCTGCAAAGCCGCTTCGTTGCCATTTTTAACAAAAAGGCCGACACCTTTACCGCGCCGTTTAGCATTACCCTGCATAGCGGCTACTAAAGCGGTGCTTAAACCCTGCCGCCGATAATCCGTTACGGTAAAAACCCCGCCAAGCATATCGTAATGGTAAGCTTCGGCAGTAAAACCAGCTTTAGTTACTATTTTTTTATCTATAACTAAATGAAACATACGCTCGTTTTGCAAACGTTTACGGTATTTAGATAAGATTTTTTCGATACTGGCGGTATTTTTAGTATTTTTTATAATAACTTCTTCTCTTAAAAAAGCCTCTTCTAGAGGCAATAAAGCTTTATAATGACTGGTGGTACTCTCTAACAATTTACAATTAAGCTTTAAAGTAACACGCGGCAAAGGCTGCCAAATATGATAGTTCATTAAGGTATAATCAACCACTACAGAGAGATTATCGTAAAAAAAACCATAAAAAAATTGCAGCTCTTCCGGCTGGCCTATCATACAAAATACTTTGATACTATAATTAATAGCCAATATAACCCGAGTAAAATCGTGTTTAAGGGCCGGGTTAAAGCTTGTCAGCAAATACCCTTTGCTATCGGCCAATACCACTCCGCTAACGCTATAATCTTGCTCCAGATTAACAAAAACCAGCTGCCCGCTAGGCCACAACCTACGGCCGCCGCGATGAAAGCGGCTGCTAAGGGTAAGGTGTTTCACCTCGTCTTTTAATAAATAAAGGCTAACGGCAGCAAGGTGTTGTTTATTGGCGCGCGTCCACATAGGTGTTTACAATTTACCTTGTAAGGAGAATATCTGTCAAGTAAGTTAAAAAGGCTTTACACGGTATTCTCTTATAACAAGTTACGTTAATTTGCAGTAATATTTCAAAAAAATAATGATTAACTGTAAATAAAAAACCACCTCTTTTTAAAGGTGGTTTTACACTAATTTTTTTAAGAGATTATAACGCCCCAGAGGCTAGCCATTCGCCTATTTTCTTGTTTAAACGCGTCTGCCAGTCTTTCTTTTTACGAAGCTCGGTAAGATAAGCTTGAGTAAGGCGAATCGATACCGTTTTCTTTTTACTTGTTTTTGTAGAACGCTCATCATTTAGCGGTATTGCTTTAACAAACCATTCTTTATCTGGCATAGGACTATCGTCTTCGATGGCAGATTTAAGTGGTTCATTATCAATAAGGCCATATTCTTTATCTACAGAAACAATTTCACCATTATCTATAACATATTTAACTCTCGTTAATGCCATAATACCTCCTCCTCTCTTTTTTATGAATACGGCGCATAGAAATAATACGGTAGGCTTCGCCACGTTTTGTGTAGCAAAGGCAAATCACTTCACTCCGGTATAACCCATAAACAATATAACGAACCTCACCGTAATCGTGCCTATCGTCAATACGCTCCACCCTACTAGGGTCGTTAATAATGTAAATGGCATCGGCAAAATCTAAGCCACGCTCGTTAAGGGTACTTTGCCTTTTAGCTTCGTCCCACTCAACTATTATTTCTTTAGCCATACATATTTAAATTATATATGCTTTTAATCTGATTGTCAACATAATTAACTATCCATCTGTTTATACCAACTTTTTGCTTATATTGCCTTTTAATAAGCTTTTGTGTATATTGTAGCTAAGTAATAAAAAAAGGGTAAAAAATGAAAAAACTTGTGAGCTTAATTTGTTTAATCTTTATTATGGCGGCTTGTAACCAAAGCGCTACTTTACAAAGTTTAGCCGGCGGTAACGAGCAAGCAATTATTGTATCTGTAAGCGGCGATGTCGTTGTTATCCGGGCCGATGCCGCTATTAAAGCCGAAGAAGGCATGTTATTATTTGAGCACGATTTAATTAAAACCGGTATTAACGGTTTTGCGCAGGTGCGTTTTTTTAACAATGCCACGATGTCGGCCGGTAACCAAAGTACCGTTGGCGTTACTAGGGCTAACCAAAACGATATTGTAACTAGGGTTATTACCGGTTCGGCGGTTTTTAAAGTAGAAAAAGTTTTAAACGAAGAATTTATCGTGCAAACCGCCACCAATCAATTTAGAGTACGCGGCACCGAATTTTTGGTGCGCAGTAACGCCGACCAAACTATCTTAGCTATCTTAAGCGGCAGTGTCGAAGCCTTTAGCGCCGACGGCAGGCAAAGCCTACAATTAGCCGAAGCCGGCCGCGAAGTTACCTTTGCTTTAAATGGCTTAGCCGTAAGTAGTAACGAATTAAGCGTTATTAACCGGGTAATGATAGAAAACTTTAATTTGCCCGACCCTAACTTTTTTGGGATTTACCACAACCCCGAAGTGGCCGAGCTGCATACTTCATTAAATAGGCTAGTCGGCGAGCTTGACGAAGCTGTAGCCCAAAGCTATACTATCCAAAGCGAATTGGCCCAGCTAACGGCTATGTATAACCGCGAACGGCAGATGGTTGCCAATTTACAATCCGAACTAAATGTGATTAGGCAAACTCAAGCCCAACTGGCCGCCTTGCAACAAAGCGTTAACGAACAGCATGCCCGCAACTTAATTTTAGAGCAACTACTTAACAACGAAAGAGCTTTAGTTGATAGGTATCGGATTATTTTAGAGGAGCAAGGTATAGTTTTACCCGGTAATTAATGGAGTTAGAGGATAAAGAGCATTTAAATAAACTGAAAGAGGCCGTCAATGATGCGCCTCTTTCGGCCGGTGTTTATCTATGGTTAGATAAAGGCGGTAAGGTTATTTATGTAGGTAAAGCCAAACATTTAAAAAACCGCCTTAAAAGCTACTTTATCGATAAAGCCCCCAAAGAGCCGCATCAACAAGCTTACTATCTTAAAACCCGTCAATTAATGGCCAGCGCTTATAGTGTTGAAACCATCACGGTAGACAGCGAATACGAAGCTTTAGTGCTGGAAAATAATTTAATTAAAAAGCACCGTCCCAAATATAATATTAGTTTAAAAGACGATAAAAGCTACCCTTATGTGCGTATTACCAACGAAGACTTCCCGGCTTTATTTTCTACCCGTAATTTAATTAAAGACGGCAGCGAATATTTTGGCCCCTATCCTTTAGGCCACCTAGAGGCCTACATGCAAGTTATTAATAAAACCTTTAAGCTGCGTAAATGCAAAGCTATCCCTTTGCGCACAAAATCTTATAATTGCTTATATTACCATATTCATCAATGTTTAGGCCCCTGTAACGCCAAAATTAGCCAAGAAGATTATGCGGCCGAAATTGACAAAATAAAGGCTTTGTTAAGCGGTAAAACGGCCGGTTTTATTAAAGAGTTAAAACAAGATATGGCTAAGGCGGCCGGCCTGCTAAATTACGAACGTGCCGCTTTACTGCGTGATGCCATTACGGCCATCGAAAACACTTTACAAAAACAAAGTGTAGAAGAATTAGATAATACCAATAACAGCGATTATTTGGGATTTGCCGGCAGCGAAGGCTTATATTGTTTTGTGGTGCTGCATGTGCGTGATGGTAAACTTTTACATAAAGAACTCTTTAAAGCCCATAGCCTAAGCGAACCTTACCATGCCCTTAACGAGTTTTTAGTGCGTTATTACCTGCAAGACAGAGCCGAACGCGCCAACTTAGTTATTGTCGAAAAATTACCGCATAACCTCGATTACAGCCGCTTTTTTCAGGAAGAAGGCGGTAAAAAAATACGCGTTAACGAACCGCTTAACGAACGTGATGTTAAACTGCTGCGTATGGCCTTTGATAACGCTATGTACGATTTAATGCGCGAAACCAACAAAAAAGATGCCCTTGAGGGTTTAAAACAAGCCTTACAGTTAAACAGCTTACCCAAAGTTATTGAAGGCATAGATATAGCCCAGCTTAACGGCCATTACACGGTAGCCAGCTTGGTAAATTTTAAAAATGGCCTGCCCAATAAAAAAAATTACCGCCGCTTTAGAATTAAAAGTTTAGCGGCCGGCGAAATTAACGATTATCAATCTATCAGCGAGGTTGTGGCCCGGCATTTTACCAAACTGCTTAACGGCGGCGAATCGTTACCAGATTTACTTTTAATTGACGGCGGTAAAGGGCAATTAGGAGCAGCTTACGACGTATTAAAAAGTTTAGGCCTAGAAGAAGAGTTATCTTTAGCCAGTTTAGCCAAACGCGAAGAAGAAGTTTTTATTGTTGGCCAAAGCGCACCTATCATCTTAGCTAAAGGTTCGGCCGAACTTAGGTTGCTGCAAGCCGTCCGCGACGAAACTCACCGTTTTGCCACCACTTACAACCAAAAATTACGTGCCGGTACTTTAAAACTTAATACTTTAGAGGGCGTGCAAGGTATTGGCAAGCAAAAAGCTAAACAGCTGCTTACCGAATTTGGCAGCTTAGAAACCATTAGCAAACAAGACGGCAGCGCTCTTGCTAAAGTGGCTAAAATTAGTAACGATAAAGCTTTAGAAGTAATTAAACATTTAGAAGAAGCCTTAAAAGATAATTAAATAAACTTCTTCCTATCTTGACTAAAATTAAGCAATAGTTTACCTTTTTAAAATGTTCAAAAAAATTATTTTACTAACCATTTTTTTAATACTGCCTTACTATAAATTATTTGCTATTGGAAACTTATTTACTATAGAGCTAACACCGGCTTTTAGGTTAAGCAGCGCTAACTTTAATGACGAAGCCATTAAT
It encodes:
- a CDS encoding FtsQ-type POTRA domain-containing protein, producing MKFTKRHIVIVVLIALIPLQYLYFFADPRSAALRRIVLNSNIDVSDEFILDILGLSYDTSFAAINPQLVAQQITERISLSNVVVEKRRGRTLYISLVAHSSIAAFIDDSHIPHFIDANGQIFSTIARSELMPPLISGLSFSNNNGTIEVSDNFKDFLTNLSFLKRENYLLFTLIESIDIVQNNFGHYNLWVSFIDLPNKAIWPLNFNSARLYNSIVVLNLLNNLNILSDYNIDFRTDEIVFVR
- the ftsA gene encoding cell division protein FtsA — encoded protein: MIITGIDLGSYSFKMALCEETAEGLELICLKEIAADGLKKGAIVNMEKVVTALDKLIYSVTEETGITIKECYVAYSSEKLEAFNSDGVMAIDLRGKGRAITQEDKELVVKQSEAIPISDDKVIAHTIPLQFAVDNNEQVKDPINMVAVRLRAMSHIIIANGTLLNNIYSAIKRCGLMPLALVYSPLAAAGVILSSGERENGTLFIDIGGANTKLSFYQHGNCYFNYTLPIGGITLTGDLAYMLKISFELAENLKIKHGFCYKPLLEREDFVYLPGNADSNPRSVSEHYICDILTARMSEIYSVAKEVMHNKGWLAYTNSLVIGGGGNELPGSAELASKIFDKAARNGYVSGLEKLASNERGSSYGSVLGLCKKNIMTNIDKPIEKKEILGHNKKTGSTPLKSDSFNLVKWVKDFF
- the ftsZ gene encoding cell division protein FtsZ, yielding MTGLKLQVVAEKFKHVSGRTNIKVIGAGGGGCNALNQMIKSHIDGVEFIAINTDMQALSSCLAPVRIPLGQNLTMGLGAGGNPDIGSRAAQEDRAELEKLIHGANMVFLTTGLGGGTGTGSLPILAEIAKKGGALVVAIVTLPFSFEGSRKMDVAKEGLENLRKYTDALIIIPNEKLLAISDKKKSMLDAFAAANELLFIGVQGIVDLINHTGHINVDFNDVKSVMNFQGEAIMGRGVGKGDNRAIDALKQALTCPLVENSDIEGAKGLLVNITAGDDFSMVEYAEITTELSKLVDRNAISKYGLVIDNNLRDEVHITIIATGFNRSEKRVVLTHPAATRKEKNNDNLIGEPNYSFPAENYDNFIKGTAQLELNRNGIIAADAWDNLTGGGKRINTEEREEFNEAVPSYLRIKSKGGF
- a CDS encoding DUF368 domain-containing protein, producing MQTILIVIKGLLIAGVSVMPSISGGTLAITLGLYDRLVYLAGNILSIMRHKNERLEALKFLIPFALGGLIGLITFARLIRLLINSYPQFVQLFMVGLLAGSLPLIIKRANFSKNVFLVKQLLAVLVGIVFMTAFFRLNNGSALSTEGWQPPSFNLFYGLKILAVGIITAAGMVIPGLSGSLILVILGEYANTLAFFNQIIDAAGNLLRGNFNWAALWPAVLFMTLLCLGLALGTVAFARLVNYALKKQPSLSFSFICGVLIASVVALWPPLAVNFTLFIGLICALIGFILAYTMSRLNS
- a CDS encoding FtsW/RodA/SpoVE family cell cycle protein, which codes for MKFFNDKKSELSKLSWRSAFAFHRGDAIDAPLFFILLSLLCFGLVICFSSYFHFSTRYQPDNQFHFITQQLQAALVGIVFAVVIIFIRIEFFFKITPLLWVITVLLNIWPVTGVFGAIRGGSRWIVLNGFSFQPSELAKLTLALYLARVLFRKEELLEKSALSAIKPAIMTFIMVLPIYAQNDFSTAAFIFAISIVIFFLSGVNMRYIIGEVTALALLAIPTIWLTGYRFNRIIAWRNPGSDPQGLGWQPLNARAAIEAGGLFGVGLGEGTFELGRMSMVSSDYIFTVVGEELGLIGIAAVIALFTALVLRSWQLSLLHNRSYERILMLSLAVIISASAFLNMLVVSGWAPVTGINLPFFSAGGSNMVVTLMMSGFLLNLSRSTKITHNEQRGDKS
- the trxA gene encoding thioredoxin, whose translation is MIELNESNFEDFVAKADKPVVVDFWADWCGPCRALSPILEELDGKLGDKFIFAKVDVDGNQNLARRFKVLSIPAVHIIKDGHSIANSLGLRPKDELEQFFTSHS
- the mraY gene encoding phospho-N-acetylmuramoyl-pentapeptide-transferase yields the protein MFKWLLLPLVEHQSFFNIFQYITFRTAYSIITALLISFIAGPAVIKWLHRIKFGQSIRSDGPASHLSKQGTPTMGGALMILSVVVSTLLWQDLTSFYTWLFIIALLAFGTLGFIDDYLKIKKANSDGISSKVKSLGQITISLIIVLVLMWHNGFFAGNSFQSLLFVPILKEAVANLHYLYIPFAVFIMVGVSNATNLTDGLDGLLTGLLLFAFATFALIAYVSGHAIFAGYLLIPFIPGASELAIPIAAVCGACLGFLWYNGHKAEVFMGDTGSLAFGGVLGLLAIMLKKELLLIIIGGVFVLETLSVIIQTVYFKYTKKRYGEGKRVFKMAPLHHHYEKLGWSETKIVTRFWIIGIMFTLIALSTLKIN